CATTTGTAATGAGCAGGGAGGAAGAGTAACAGAGCCAAAGCAGATTGCAGATAAATTCAAAAGCTTCTTCAGAACTTATTGGGCAATGCAGCAAATGAATTACCATGCATTGATCTGGACATAGCTAGGAATGGGCATTGTCTCACAAAGGAACAACAATAGATGCTGAGTTGCAAAGTAACAAGAGAAGATGTAGATAAAGCAGTGAAGGAGTTACCAAATGACAAAGTACCAGGGATAGATGGTTTTCCTGCAAAAATTTTCAAGGAGTATTGGTCTACAATTGGTGATGAGGTCGGAACAACAGTATTAGAATTCTTTAGCaataagaagttgttgaagaGTGTTAACTGTACAACTTTAACACTGATTCCAAAGGTGACAAGCCCAAATTCAGTCAAAGAGTTTAGACCTATTGTATGTTGCACAACTATATACAAGATCATATCAAAGGAAGGAACATGCTGGACAACGTGATCATAGCACATGAGTTGGTAAAAGGATACAATAAAGAGTGTCACCAAGATACTGTATCAAAATAGATATAAGGAAAGCCTATGACTTAGTTGAATGGCCTTTTCTTAGAATGATATTGATAGAGTATGGTATGCCTATGAAGTTTGTGGAGCTGATTATGGTATGTGTATCTACTGTTAGCTATTCTCTGATCCTTAATGGAGGGTTAACAGACAGACTCCAAGGGAAGAAAGGCTAAGGCAAAGAGACCCAGTGTCTCCTTACCTTTTTGTGCTTGTGATGGAATATCTGAATAGAGCTCTAAAGAAGTTAAAAGACAACCCAGACTTCAATCATCATCCAAGGTGTGTCAGAAATAACATTACTCACATTTGCTTTGCAGATGATTTAATTCTTTGTTCCAAAGCAGATGAGGTGTCTATCAAATTGCTGCTTAAAAGTTTCAATCACTTCTCAGAGGTGTCAGGGTTGAAAGCCAATCTGGAGAAAAGTGCTCTATACATTGCAGGAGTTACAAGGGAATTCAAGGAGATGACATTGGAAGAAATGCAGTTCACATTAGGGGAATTACTATTTCGATATCTTGGAGTTCCACTTTCTTCAAAGAAGTTGTCAGTGCAGCAGTGTATGCCCTTGATTGAAAAGATAACAGCTAGAATAAAATGTTGGACAACTAAGTTGTTATCATATAGTGGAAGACTCCAATTACTGAAAAGTGTGATATTCGAGATGCAAACTTACTAGGGGCAAGTGTTTTTATTGCCAAAGAAGATACTCAAGATGATAGTTGTTGTGTGTATAACCTTTTTGTGGACAGGAAAAAGTGATCTATCAAGGAGAGCATTGGTAGCATGGGACACAATATGTGCCATTATCAGCAGGGGGTTAAATGTTCTGGACATTTACTCATGGAACAAAGCTGCATTGTGCAAACTGTTAGTTTACAAACTTCCCGGAACACAATTGTTTTAAGTGCTAGTCTTAgtatacgtgcgttgcacgtgtgccTAGCGTCAATCAATAAAATATGTATATCAAAAAAA
Above is a window of Nicotiana tabacum cultivar K326 chromosome 8, ASM71507v2, whole genome shotgun sequence DNA encoding:
- the LOC142162945 gene encoding uncharacterized protein LOC142162945; translation: MLSCKVTREDVDKAVKELPNDKVPGIDGFPAKIFKEYWSTIGDEVGTTVLEFFSNKKLLKSVNCTTLTLIPKVTSPNSVKEFRPITPREERLRQRDPVSPYLFVLVMEYLNRALKKLKDNPDFNHHPRCVRNNITHICFADDLILCSKADEVSIKLLLKSFNHFSEVSGLKANLEKSALYIAGVTREFKEMTLEEMQFTLGELLFRYLGVPLSSKKLSVQQCMPLIEKITARIKCWTTKLLSYSGRLQLLKRKSDLSRRALVAWDTICAIISRGLNVLDIYSWNKAALCKLTKMSNSQSPPRHIDNDFGHRGKNDNIAPGNDVPPVGLDGVTVVDPIDVSSHIAINGNLVVDPEGSVRGDV